TCTCCTGAGCCAGCGGTAATGCTGCAGTTCAGACAGGCGATGCAAACATTTTTGTATATCAGAGACAGAAGCAGCAATTACAAAGAAGGGTGTTGACAGTGAAATGTTTTTGTACCAGCGAGTATTGCAGGCGTTCATTTAGCTCTGAACAGTATAGGGGCGCAAGAGGGGGGTTTCAGGCAGTAGTTTGGCAACCCGCTTGGGTCCTCAGACCGAATCCAACATGGCTGCCTCCATAGCTAAATTCTTGAGACCCTGGAGTCCTGGGTAAATATTTATcaatattattctatatatatatatagtagctgTATTAAAAGCGGCTTGGATGATGTTACTGGCAGTCAACTCTGAAATGCGCGTCTCTAtcacttttaaaatgtcttctgTGTCTATTCTACACACGCACATACACGGTTAGGTCAAGTGTAGTTCACGTTTAAAAGCATCACTTTAGTTATCCTCAACAGTGGAGATTTATTGAGTTAAGTAatataccagggatggaaataagactcctattgcatagcggtattattattattattattattattatgtatttcttagcagacgcccttatccagggcgacttacaatcgtaagcaaaaacatttcaagcgttacaatacaagtaatacaataagagcaagaaatacaataacttttgttcaagtaaagtacaagtgtgacaaaccacaattcaataatacagcagataatagtgatagttacatcaggatatgattaaatagtgatagttacatcaggatgtgattaaatacaaagtactacaggttaaaaacttggcagattacagtattctgaagtacaggattaaatgcagtaaaataggggctgataagagcaaaataaagcacatttacatgaagggtgatagtgtcccaggatacaaacagaggagttctacaggtgctctgttacccattccaggttttacaggtgAGTTACGATTATCCCCAgcgtatataggtaacaagctcagggatGTCccattaaactcgtagtaaaaccagcaGTGGAGCACACTGCTACGCAACGGGAGTCTTACTGCCGCCCTGCTGTGTATGGCCTTTGTCACTGAATCCCGCCTCTTGTCTGCAATGCCGTGGATTTAAGAGACCGCTTTACCGGACAGTGTGGATGATTGTGTTCTAGGGTTCTCCCGGCGAGATGGACCAGGTACAACCCCTATTACCTGGAACCCGAGCCCTCTAAGGAAGTGTACCGCATCCCCGTCACGGAGCTCACGGACGAGCAGAAGGCGGCACAGGAGCTGAAAGCCGTGCGACCCATTAAGGCGGCCCCGCCGGGTCTCACCAGCTCGGTATTCAGCGACCCCACAGTCAGGTGCGGACAGGAGCAGATCGAAACATTCACCCTTACACATTAAATATATTAAGGAATGTAATGTCAACGATTAGAAATGTAgggttaatgattttttttttttttaatccagttgTTCTTTTGAGTTTTGTTGCTTCCTGCTTTATAAACAGTTACTGTGGCTTGAGAATTGACTGGGTTCATTATTATTAGGAACCCATTCATAGGAGTTGCATCCCTTCGGGTCgatatgtgttttatattttttgatTTCTTTTCTGCCCACAGTAAATTTGTTAATATGATGATGGAAGATGGCGATAAAGTGCTGGCCAGATCCATTATCACTCAGGTAAAACTGTTTTTCACAttgtgggggaggggggcaggCAGGTACTTAGTGATATCCACTCCACTGCAGTGCAATGCATTCCTTTAACCTTGATGGGTCTGTTTGATCAACCTGAGACATCATTACTTCATCAGGATGGAGAGTACTTTCAGGTTCAGATATGTATAGAGCTGCAGTCTACTATTGTCGCCTGCTGTTGCACTCGCTTGCATAATCCCAGTATCACTGCTACTCATATACTGCCATAGAGTAATTGACATCAAtttctaaatgttttgtttttcttccccAAGACATTTGAAAGCATGAAGAGGAAGCAGGTGGAGAAGTATCACAAAGCCCCAGCAACAGAGAAGGAGGGGATTGAGTGTAACCCGTACACCATCTTCCACCAGGCTCTGGAGAACTGCAAGCCTATAATCGGTCTGATCAGCATTCAGAAAGGAGGCAAATACTACCAGGTTGGTGGATCCTGGAGTTGTCcgtggtgtctgtctgtcttgagGCTTAACGTCGTATTCAATCTTGAAGGGGTTTTCATTTCTGTCGACTTGACTAAAgcctgctgcagcagcagcagcaacactgaCCTGCATAGTATATTTGAGGGGTGTCCTGGGAAAACTTGATACCCcgcatttaaaatgttctttagaTAACCTTTACATGCTTCATTTTAACCTCTTAAGGAACGCAAGgaatttaaaccctgtttcgtgcacctcattgcaaaaataagaaagttggcATAATTTCTATTTGTGGGACacgtatgtcccttgtacctttaAAGGGTTAACAACCAAATACAATTTTTTGGAAAACTGAAATGCTTGTGGGTATGCACCACGTGTTTTACATTTtccataatacaaaatacattgctAATATTAGTAATATAAGTGATAATATAAGTTTTTCCAGGACAGCTGTAATTTGCACTTTGCAGTGTCTGTAATACCAAGTTCTTTCAAAACCGTATTCATGCCGTAGCAGAGCGGACCTGAACACTGCAGGAGCTGGTTTTGATGCTGAGTTCTGTTCTGTTCCAGGTTCCCACGCCGCTGACTGACAGTAGGCGCCGCTTCCTGGCGATGAAATGGTTGATTACGGAGTGCCGGGACAATAAGCACCGGCGCACCCACATGTACGAGAAGCTGTCCCAGGAGCTGCTGGCAGCCTTCATGAACGAGGGCAACGTGATCAAGAGGAAGCACGACATGCACAAGATGGCAGAGGCCAACAGGGCCTTCGCGCACTACCGCTGGTGGTAGAGCCTCCAGAACGATCAGATAGGCACTGCGTACCTTACAGGAGAGGAACTGGAACAAACTGGCACGTCTTCATCAGCTTTGGAAGCTGCAGTCAGTTTGACATTTGACTTCCAGCAGTGGATCGGGTGGATGTTTCCATTGTGTGTTTTAGCGAGATGTCACCAACACAACCTTTTTTGATTTTTATTGCTCTTTGTCTGTCCACTGGTTTTGTAGGTCAGCCCTAGCGCCTTTTCTCTCTGGAGCAGTTAGCAGGTGTTTGCATTCCAGTTTGTATTGTGTCTTCCAAGTGCAAACAACTAAGCGCCCTGTGGTGGAGCTGTGTTATTGCACACCTGCAGtgggtgcagtgcagtgcagtgcagtgtatgGCTGAAGTGCAGAGGATACAGAGCAGTTCAGACTGGAATatttcttgaagaaaacaaagtttACTGCTGTCCTTACCACGCATCAGGcaaattgtgtgtttttgttcttgttaatTGTCTGATCTGGACCAGGGATTTAATTGCAGTCAATTTGAATGAAaaaaactgaatcaaaacaaagCGTCCCTGATAGAAGAGGCTCAGGAAACCTAGTAAGCGAGTAAAAATAAATTGTCCACTTTAGTCCCAGCACTTAGCAACTCTCTCTATTAAAACTACATTgtcgtctaaaaaaaaaaaatcattcagtaGTTGGAATGTATTCAATTAATTACCATTCCTGGACTGAACAGCCCCTTCATAATTCCCTCCCAGGGCAGAACCGTGTTCTTTGCTTGGGGAATGCTCAAATTCTCAAAGGGACTTTTGTTTCCTTAAGTGAATGTGGGTCAGTTTATAGTCCTGCACTGCACCAGTGGGGAATGCAGACAGCAATGCAAACATAAGGTAGCAAATTTCACATGCTATaaaagttttttatatatatatatatatatatatacacacatacacacaccttaATTATTAAAGATTATGTTCTACACAGCATGTTTCTTTGTTCTTATTTGTGatgcatgttaataaacatacTGTAC
The DNA window shown above is from Acipenser ruthenus chromosome 17, fAciRut3.2 maternal haplotype, whole genome shotgun sequence and carries:
- the mrps7 gene encoding small ribosomal subunit protein uS7m, with the protein product MAASIAKFLRPWSPGVLPARWTRYNPYYLEPEPSKEVYRIPVTELTDEQKAAQELKAVRPIKAAPPGLTSSVFSDPTVSKFVNMMMEDGDKVLARSIITQTFESMKRKQVEKYHKAPATEKEGIECNPYTIFHQALENCKPIIGLISIQKGGKYYQVPTPLTDSRRRFLAMKWLITECRDNKHRRTHMYEKLSQELLAAFMNEGNVIKRKHDMHKMAEANRAFAHYRWW